The genomic region TCATAGCACAACTGGTGCTGTGGGTGTCAGGATGGGGTAATAAGTTATTTGTGCTGATCTGGTTAAGCTGCTGAATCATTCACAGTGAAggcacattttacacacaggcTGTCATGCAGTCAGATTAACATTACTTTTATTATTCTCTTTTAAACTGTGACAGTGCTGTCAGGTGTTGGTGCCATCCTTGTGACCATCCCTCAGCCTGTATATGAGGTTGCCAGGGGTAAGAATGTCACACTGCCCTGCAGCATTACATTCCAAGGTACTGGTACCCCCAAACAAACCATCGTCACATGGTCTGCTACAGCTGACACACCGGGCGCTCAAGAGGTCAGACTAAAGTACTACAATGTGTTGATGTGTATGATTCTCTATTATCTATCAGCTAGGAGAACTTTATCTTCGGTTTCTAATGTTTCACTGATGCTCTCGTTGGGTAACAGGATGATGTCCTCACTTATTATTCTATTGATAAAAATACTGACATCGGTACGCTGTATGAAGGCCGGGTGTCCCTGGATGTAGATGCTGCCACGGCAAATGCCAACCTGAAACTGTCCTCCACCACACTAGATGACAACAAGGTGTTTAAGTGCCATGCCCTGATTCCAAGTGACAAAACGGGCAAGACGTCTGCCACTACACGTCTGGTGGTTCTAggtaacatttaatttgttttcaaaaaaatattctgtttaattatttaaaagtgGATGAAAAGAGTTGTGTATTCCATGTTGTTTCTGGCTTTCCATTCAGCATAATATCAGGTAGTTTATAGGCCTACAGAAGTATTTTCCATGTGTAAAGCTCCGTCAGTATCATGttaagcatttaaatgttttcttatgTAAGCTATTGCAATACATAATGCTTATAGCaatgaagtgcaaaaaaaggCACGTGGAAATAGATCATCAAAAGGTCTCTTCCTGTTTTAACCATTTTGCCTCTACTGTTACCAGGTGGCATAGACATGTTACAACACTCATTCTCTATATTGACAttctaaaaagaaaatatgttgtATGTGTTGTATTCTTTAggcatttatacttttttaatatCTAGACTGACTGTGTAGATTGACCGAATTacattaaacatgttttattgtaatttttaaGGACAAATTACATTGCAATTTCTTTCTAATGGCTCCATCTACACCCATCTGTACAATCCAGGGAAAGGCAGAGTATGGCCAGAACATCAACCTGACCTGTTTGTCAGCAGAAGGCTCCCCACCACCCACTTATTCGTGGCAAAGTCTAGATGTCATGAACAAACCTCGTGTTCTACCCCCTAGAACCACCGTCCGTAAGTATCATTTTTTTGTCAGGACTATCGATCCTGGAAAATAAATTAGTCAACTTTTTGTCTATAAAGGTTTACTTAGCCTACCTCTGCAAAAGACCAACAATACAAGTTGGAAGTTTAACCTCCGTCACGCGGGCTTCTGAGTCAAATCTCAGCTTGATGTTCAAAGGTGAACCACATGGTGGTGTGTAGCGCTCACAAAtcaagacatttatttaaaacagtgATGATAATTTGAGGGTCAACACAGTTCACTGTTGATTTTCTGAACACCAACAAAGAGTTAGAAGCAAATTTGGTGATTTACAGTAGAACACCTAGCAGCCCCCCTTGAATTTGGTTGTTAAAGAAATGTGACTACTGTCAAAAAACAATCTTCTCAGTCCTCTCTTGTGgacaaaaacatttcatgaaaatgcaaacactaTTTTTGAAATGACCtcaaacatatactgtatatggcaCTTCTGTATTGCAAGTTGTTTCTCGGCCAACATCTAGGCTGATACCAAAGTGTGTGTGATAAGCTAAAATCGGAAATACAGTAATACTTTCAGGAAGCACTGTTTCCTGGGGTGCTGAGGTGTTGTTTCAAACAGTGTTTTAAAACTGTAATAAGGGTTGGTGTGACACTGCATTGTGGTGCTGGAtatcaaaagaaaaatgcaaacagCATTGATTATTGATTGAGCTCtcttggattttttttatgagCAGTAGCACAAGAATGTGTAGTCTATAAAAGAATAACCTCCTTATAGAAGAGATGTGTGTATGActgcctctctgtctttcaGAGGGAGGCATCCTGTCTCTATACAATATCTACAAGGACACATCAGGATTCTTCATCTGCACCTCAACAAACAAGATGGGCTCTGCTTCCTACAACTTCACCCTCGCAGTAATGCCGCGTGAGAGAAACCTTCTTTTAGCAGCTTTTCCATTAACTGTCTGGGAACTTGGTATTCCCACTAAACACATCTTTACAACACTGCATTATAATATGCatccttttcttcttcctcttctaccAACTCGTCTTCCTTGTAGCTTCCATGAACGTTGCCTCCACTGCAGGAATCATTGGTGGAGTAATCGCTGCGTTGATCGTGCTCATCATCGTcatctactgctgctgctgtcggaAGAAATAAAAGGACGAGGAATACGCCATGGGGTAAAGTTTTTCTCCCTTaaagacacactcacactgacTGATAAACAAGATGCTGTGATGTGAACGGGGTGAACCTCTGATATGGCCCATTCACAatgcttaaaggaatagttcagattttttgaagtgggttatgaggtacttatccatagtcagtgtattacctacagtagatggcggtcggcacgcgCACAGTTTGGAAAAGCAGGCAGGAGGTCAAgcacggaagctaagcaatgtctGGCTGTGGACGAGGGCAGCAGCGACGTATTTAAGCCACTTAAAGGTCCAGCTAAAAAATGAATATCTGTGTGTATGCTATATAAAGGGCTTTAattttgtgtcattttgttttACGCTTAATaggattatttctgtttatttgagTTAGCTAATGTCTATCCTTGTATAGAAACAGATATTTAACCAGTTTTAATGTCCTCTATTTGGTGCTTGTTTTCTTCCTCTGATTGTTGGGATTGATCATTTCACCACAGAtctatttttaaatgaataaataaatgtctaaatttGGAATGTAAATAATCTCCTTTTGCCATGCCACCttcaaagatgttttatattGAATTATTTTGTAAAGAGATTTATGTTGAAATGCAATGAAATTAGACAATGTACATTATAAATGCTATTATTTCATCTCAGCAGTGGTAATGTTACCAGTTTTATATTGGGATTTGTGCTGTGAAACATTGTGTGCATTCTAATCATGAAATATgctgtacaaataaagctgaaataaaatgaacaaaagAGCTTTTTGCAAATGCATGAATTCTGAACACAGATGGCAACATTACACCTGCAAAACAACTGTTCTCATATAATCACATGAAATTGATACATGTGGGGTAAAGACAAATatattcttactactagtacCAGTTGTAGTATTAATTATTGTCATTTGGTGGATTCATTTCGTCATAAACTTTTATTTGTCGTTAATAAACCGCCATCACCGCCACCATCCATTGTCTGGAAAGAGCGTCTCTGCGCCTCCCTCCCTGCTGCGTATACTTACACAATGCAGCTATTGCCTAATATGGTATCATTACAGACCTCAAAATAAGattataacatttttaaatactataaGAACGATAGGATACCACCTGTGCTTTATTATTTTCTGTGATGGCGAAGGTTTGACATTTTACTTTGGTCATAGGCCTACATCCTTACATTCGTCACATTATAGCctaagtagtctcgctttgccagtccctcctccaaagcgcgctatAGCCTAAGTAGCCTAGTATTTACAGCCGTCAGATGAATACAGTAGGCTAGGCTACGAACAAGTAACTTGCAATGCATTTGTTTCCCCATTCAGACTGAGAAAACTTACACTTTCCCCTCTTATTTAACCGGCAAGCCTTATCAAAACATAGGCTGCTAGCTTTTAGCACAGCACCGGGCTATTCCAACTAGACTATCATTGAGTCTTTCTATGTGGTTTCCAGTAGGCTAATGTGCCACACAGATATGTTAGCTACTCTGCACCTCCTGGCGAGTGCAATGAAAGTGTAactctaaaaaaaactaaatgttaaagtatattattaaacaaaattaaaataatttcgCAGGTAgcgaattattattattattattattattattattattattattattattattattattttgttttattactttttgcatGTTCCATTGCAGTAACAGTAACATTTTGGCTTGTGTGTATAGGTAAAATTATATTAGTAGGGGTATATCAAAACCTACACTTCAGTAAAATACAATTCGTTACTTGAATACATAACTTCACAACACAAATTTTCTCATTTACTGCCCGCGTCAAAAAAGCTTTTATTCTGGAAGCCCTTGCCGGAaatcctgagttttattttgacAAGTTTGACGCTGGTCCCGTTATCTTACAGTTAGTAACTGTCCGTGTGGTGTTTGAGTCTGAAACATCGTCCAGGGATGAGGCTAAAGGGAAAAGAAGTAACGTTAGACGTTCATCAGAAAAGTTTTATGAACTTCACCTGCAGGACTTGGAAAATGTTTTTGCTGCCGAAATGGTGGATTTTAATCGTTTGTCTGACAGGTAAGAAGAACAGGGGAACAGATGGAGTCAACTACAGTATGTGGTATAACCATAACAGGTTGTTTAACTCAGATTTAAGTTTggaggtaacgttaacgttaatgcTAGCGTCACTTTAACTAAGCTAACATGTTAATGATTAAACATTTTACACTCGAATTGAGCATTTGGATTCACACTTTATGAAGTTATATAAGTCGAGCGTCAGTTATTCTTCCTTAGCACATTAAGGTCCTTTCTATTCTGCCAAAGCTTCAATATTTTACACAGAAAAGTATTAAAGTACTTGGTAGTCTGTGGTGGTCTGGTATGTTAGCAGTGCTGCAGTCGACTGTGACTAGTCATGTGTGAATGATCCGACCAGAAGCGTTAGGGGTTGTGGATTAGGAGGTCTAACTTCTGACAGAAATAACAGTTTACCActttatttagttagttttacaaaatacctaaaaaaaaaaatatgacggCGCATGTGAAGTAACGTTAGCGGATGATTTGGATCCAAATACATTGATCATCCAATAGAACAAGTTAAATAAGTTAGATAAACGTTTTCCCCATTAGGGAAATATCATCACAACAGCACAAGAACAGACCAGAAACAGAATACAgctaagtgaaaaaaaaataaaaaaataaaaaataataataataataatatatatatatatacacacaccagtATACTAACAAATCATTAAAATTAGGAaacccactgtagattaccccAAAACAGTGTGCATCAATGAAATATATGTGCAGAACCAATAATGTAGCTTCCTATCGTTTTTTTTGAATAATCAAAATTTAGTTTGATCAACAAACAAGGAATGTGCAATAGTTTTGTTAATGATAATTCATTTAAgtatttacttatttttaatGCAAAAATGGCTAGCATTTACTGGCTccagcttattattattattattattattattattattactataatCAAATAGCCTAAAGCTAATGAAGAAACAATATATAGTATGAACGCAGGCAGCAATTGTGGGTCCAAACTTTTCCAACAGAAGGAAGCAGCTCATCTGCCAATATCAAAGCGGCAAGGAACAACGAGAGGATTGAACAAAAATGCTTTATTAAAGGCAGATAACATGTCTATCTCAATCCAATACAAAAGCCAGTATAATGACAAATCAGTGAAACAGCATGCTTACAGATTTTTATCTGTAAAGGTTTTAGGAAATTATTCTCCCCACGTAAAAGCAGACAAATCAAGACAGCAATACTTTAATACTACACTCAAAAGGCTCCTCTGTCCAATATTTTAACAGTAACTGTCTTTGCCCTTCTCCTCCTGCTACTTTGATTTTCTGCTCTGGAGGTGGCTTCCTCTGAAAACTAATAAAGCCTGGATCGCCCTCCGCCTGTGATCCCAGGAAGGCCAACCTCCTGGCTTTTTTTGTTCTAGTTCTCAGAAGTCAGAGAAATATTCTCCCTGAGGAATTTGTGTTTTAAGACAGCTTGATTCGTCTTGGTCTGAATTGCTTCTCTCCCCCCAAAAAATGTTCACCGCTCCAGCCAAACTGTAAAACCAAATTGGCTTCAGATGACTCACAGAAGCCTTTAATAACACACTTACAGAATACATACTTGATGAAATGAATGTGAACAATAGTATCCAAAGGTTTAAAACGAAAACATCCCATTTTACAGTTTAGTTTGATTTTTGAAATGTACACATTGTAAACTGACCTCACAGTAGCCTACAGAATCAGCAAACAACT from Sander lucioperca isolate FBNREF2018 chromosome 3, SLUC_FBN_1.2, whole genome shotgun sequence harbors:
- the LOC116054507 gene encoding LOW QUALITY PROTEIN: cell surface A33 antigen-like (The sequence of the model RefSeq protein was modified relative to this genomic sequence to represent the inferred CDS: substituted 1 base at 1 genomic stop codon) produces the protein MSTSRVTYTDMTKAALAVTESETVTVLSGVGAILVTIPQPVYEVARGKNVTLPCSITFQGTGTPKQTIVTWSATADTPGAQEDDVLTYYSIDKNTDIGTLYEGRVSLDVDAATANANLKLSSTTLDDNKVFKCHALIPSDKTGKTSATTRLVVLVAPSTPICTIQGKAEYGQNINLTCLSAEGSPPPTYSWQSLDVMNKPRVLPPRTTVQGGILSLYNIYKDTSGFFICTSTNKMGSASYNFTLAVMPPSMNVASTAGIIGGVIAALIVLIIVIYCCCCRKKXKDEEYAMG